Below is a window of Pseudodesulfovibrio sp. 5S69 DNA.
GTGACCGGCACCGGCAAGGACGGCAAGATCACCGCCAAGGACGTCCAGGCCGCGGCCGACTCCGCCTTTGCCGGGATCAACGCCAGCCCCAAGGCCATCGAGTTCGCCCGCAAGCAGGGCGTGGACCTCAGCCAGGTCACGGGCACGGGCGAAGACGGCAAGATCACCAAGGCGGACATCCTGCGGGCCATGAATCCGTCCGCGGCCCAGCCCGCCGCCGGGCCCCAGGCCGCCAAGGACACCATCGTGCCCATGGACGGCGTGCGTAAGCTCATCGCGGACAATATGCAGGCCAGCTTGCAGAATGCCGCTCAGTTGACGGTGTTCGTGGAACTGGACGTGACGGAGATGGTCAATCTGCGCAAGCAGCTGCTTGAGCGCAACAAGCGCGACAAGGAGTACCGCCTGTCTTACAACGACATCATCTCCTACGCCGTGTGCCGCGCCCTCAAGCGGCATCCGATCATGAACTCCACCCTGCAGGACGACGGCATCCATCTGCACCCGCACGTCAACCTCGGCATCGCCGTGTCCATCGACAACGGGCTTATCGTGCCCAACGTCAAGGAAGCCGACACCTACGGCCTGGAAGAACTCAGGACCCAGGTGCGGGACGTGGCCGGACGGGCGCGCAAAGGCGGCCTGAACATGGACGAGATCTCCGGCGGCACCTTCACCATCAGCAATGTGAGCATGCTCGGCATGGACGGCTTCACGCCGATCATCAATCCGCCGGAAACCGGCATCCTGGGCGTCGGCCGGGTCATCGAGAAGCCTGCCGTGCACAACGGCGAGATCGCCGTCCGTCAGATGATGACCCTGTCCCTGACCTTCAACCACATGACCACGGACGGTGCTCCGGCCATGGCCTTCCTGCGCGAGTTGGGAGACATGCTGGAGAATCCCGGCATGATGATCGTCTAGGGGGCACCCATGGCACTGAAACGGTTTGCTATAGAACTCGGCTACGCCGCAGACCTGCACGGAGAGGACATGACCAAGGCCGCCGTGCGGGCGGTCCGCGACGCCGTGTCCCGCATATGCCTGTGCGGCATCGTGGAGATTTGCG
It encodes the following:
- a CDS encoding dihydrolipoamide acetyltransferase family protein codes for the protein MAHDVIMPKWGLTMKEGKVARWLKGEGDPVEAGEPLFEVETDKITNSVEAPASGVLAKIIVPEGDMAPIQAVLAIIAAPGEAVETSASAGAAQPAAEPAAEGAPAAAQAPAAAPAGDGKFVPAMPAARKLAKELGVDLSTVTGTGKDGKITAKDVQAAADSAFAGINASPKAIEFARKQGVDLSQVTGTGEDGKITKADILRAMNPSAAQPAAGPQAAKDTIVPMDGVRKLIADNMQASLQNAAQLTVFVELDVTEMVNLRKQLLERNKRDKEYRLSYNDIISYAVCRALKRHPIMNSTLQDDGIHLHPHVNLGIAVSIDNGLIVPNVKEADTYGLEELRTQVRDVAGRARKGGLNMDEISGGTFTISNVSMLGMDGFTPIINPPETGILGVGRVIEKPAVHNGEIAVRQMMTLSLTFNHMTTDGAPAMAFLRELGDMLENPGMMIV